The following proteins are encoded in a genomic region of Gimesia algae:
- a CDS encoding DUF6268 family outer membrane beta-barrel protein → MFFRSRQVVFLVVALCALSMESVDGTAWAQGASVQSRGDAATGSSQALQHRTIFMPREAEIEQVSQSPQIPNVLDADSREALGIPPQLLDDDQSWADPGDDCVDCDAIVPLISHKQADAGVTWLPGTGDELGIFSINLSETIEVPRLEGFSVTPYFGVHYLDGPIQTDLPARVYDTSVAFRWFKKHNEKWSYELEVAPGVYSDFKNVTSDSLRITGKGLAYYVHSRSKQFVMGVVYLDRENIQMLPAAGMIMWFSEGSRLELIFPKPKYTYRIEKTEELERWAYVAGEFGGGSWGIRRGTAGFDDIATYSDLRLIGGLETKHTGGMISKLEVGFVFNRKLEYKSDIGNYDISPTGIMRYQLTF, encoded by the coding sequence ATGTTCTTTCGGTCCCGCCAGGTTGTGTTTCTGGTCGTTGCCCTGTGTGCGCTCAGCATGGAGAGTGTTGATGGTACGGCATGGGCACAAGGTGCGTCTGTTCAGTCGCGTGGTGATGCTGCGACAGGCAGTTCACAAGCGCTGCAGCATCGAACGATTTTTATGCCGCGCGAGGCTGAAATCGAACAGGTGAGCCAGTCTCCCCAGATCCCCAATGTGCTGGATGCTGATTCACGAGAAGCATTGGGGATTCCGCCTCAGTTGCTGGATGACGATCAGAGTTGGGCAGACCCAGGCGATGACTGCGTCGACTGTGATGCGATTGTGCCATTAATCTCTCATAAGCAGGCAGACGCCGGAGTCACATGGTTGCCGGGAACGGGGGATGAACTTGGAATTTTCAGCATCAATCTGTCGGAAACAATCGAAGTGCCGCGGTTAGAAGGTTTTTCGGTGACCCCTTATTTTGGCGTGCATTATCTGGATGGACCGATACAGACTGATTTACCAGCGCGAGTTTACGATACCTCGGTGGCGTTTCGCTGGTTCAAAAAACATAACGAAAAGTGGTCCTATGAACTGGAAGTGGCTCCCGGAGTTTACAGTGATTTCAAAAATGTGACGTCCGATTCTCTGCGGATAACCGGGAAAGGGCTTGCCTATTATGTGCACTCCCGCTCCAAGCAGTTTGTCATGGGAGTCGTGTATCTGGATCGCGAAAATATTCAGATGTTGCCTGCAGCGGGGATGATTATGTGGTTCAGTGAAGGATCACGACTCGAATTGATTTTTCCCAAGCCCAAGTACACGTACCGTATTGAAAAAACAGAGGAACTCGAACGGTGGGCGTATGTCGCTGGTGAATTTGGCGGTGGCTCGTGGGGAATTCGGCGTGGCACAGCAGGCTTTGATGATATCGCGACTTATAGTGATCTGCGCTTAATTGGCGGTCTCGAAACAAAACATACCGGCGGAATGATCAGCAAACTGGAAGTCGGATTCGTTTTCAACCGAAAGCTGGAATACAAATCCGATATCGGCAATTACGATATTTCGCCTACGGGTATAATGCGTTACCAGCTGACATTTTAA
- a CDS encoding Gfo/Idh/MocA family protein gives MADLVRIGIIGAGAVSDYHHVPGINLDPRAELVSICDPNSELLAQRQSDWGKTKVSTRFEDMADDPDVDAVIIATPNFTHHEIALACIKGGKHVMCEKPLGLNYTESAEMYRAARDANLRHMTAFTYRFAPSMRYVKHLVESGALGVPRHFRSQRFLDWPESSWGWRQSKKLAGAGDLFDMTIHRIDFAQDLLGPIKSICGAVAQFVPRDKTAEGEACEPSEVDDWSSLIGQFENGAVGVWEGSTLMKGYHNDGFGYEWAEVNGSEGSAAYQLTDPNNILIGKPGQTMEKLPVPDEYLVIDGSPRKPHEGVPSTVFRYDLVYEFVSAIVEERDAIPGFDHGASAQLVADSVLESFDKRTWIDINCDL, from the coding sequence ATGGCTGATTTAGTTCGTATCGGAATCATTGGAGCAGGCGCTGTCTCCGATTACCATCATGTTCCCGGCATCAATCTTGATCCCCGCGCGGAACTGGTCTCCATCTGCGATCCGAACTCCGAACTGCTGGCCCAGCGTCAGAGCGACTGGGGAAAAACCAAAGTATCGACGCGATTTGAAGACATGGCTGATGACCCGGATGTGGATGCCGTGATCATTGCGACTCCCAATTTCACTCATCATGAAATTGCGTTGGCCTGCATCAAAGGTGGCAAGCACGTGATGTGTGAAAAACCACTGGGATTGAACTACACCGAGTCAGCCGAAATGTATCGCGCAGCCCGTGATGCCAATCTGCGACACATGACGGCATTCACTTATCGCTTTGCCCCTTCGATGCGATATGTGAAACACCTGGTTGAATCCGGGGCGCTGGGAGTGCCCCGACATTTTCGCAGCCAGCGTTTTCTCGACTGGCCTGAATCCAGCTGGGGTTGGCGGCAGAGTAAAAAACTGGCCGGCGCCGGTGACCTGTTTGACATGACGATCCACCGTATCGATTTCGCGCAGGATCTGCTGGGACCGATTAAAAGCATTTGTGGAGCCGTCGCTCAATTTGTTCCACGAGATAAAACAGCCGAGGGTGAAGCCTGCGAACCGTCAGAAGTAGATGACTGGTCGTCCCTGATTGGTCAGTTTGAAAACGGAGCCGTCGGTGTCTGGGAAGGCAGCACCCTGATGAAGGGCTATCACAACGATGGCTTCGGCTATGAATGGGCCGAGGTCAACGGTTCAGAAGGCTCCGCCGCCTATCAATTGACCGATCCCAACAACATCCTGATCGGAAAACCGGGGCAAACCATGGAAAAGTTACCCGTCCCCGATGAATACCTGGTGATTGACGGCAGTCCCCGCAAACCTCACGAAGGCGTTCCCAGTACGGTTTTCCGCTATGACCTGGTCTACGAATTCGTCTCTGCGATCGTCGAAGAACGGGACGCGATTCCCGGTTTTGATCACGGTGCCTCAGCCCAACTCGTGGCTGACTCGGTACTGGAATCGTTCGACAAACGCACCTGGATCGACATTAACTGTGATCTCTGA
- a CDS encoding DUF6800 family protein, which produces MGRVEKGRELAQRRVRKHKLKQLRAKFAKAKDPSEKEAIKEKVRKISPFTVLEESA; this is translated from the coding sequence ATGGGACGTGTTGAAAAAGGGCGTGAACTGGCCCAACGTCGAGTCCGGAAACACAAGCTGAAACAGCTCCGGGCAAAGTTTGCCAAAGCGAAAGATCCTTCGGAAAAAGAAGCGATCAAAGAAAAAGTTCGCAAAATCAGCCCCTTCACTGTCCTGGAAGAATCTGCATAA
- the dnaK gene encoding molecular chaperone DnaK — protein MSSSGEKIIGIDLGTTNSVVSIMEGGEAKVIPNLEGNRITPSVVAFTDKGETLVGEPAKRQAVTNPKNTVYSVKRFMGRRHNEVQSEEKIVPYGIIGGPEDYVKIEAGGKTYTPPEISASILRKLKEAAESYLGHKVNKAVVTVPAYFNDAQRQATKDAGQISGLEVSRIINEPTAAALAYGLEKKSDEKIVVFDFGGGTFDVSVLEVGDEVIETLSTNGDGHLGGDDFDEELINHIADAFKKEQGIDLRTDAMALQRLREAAEKAKKELSSSQSTDINLPFITADSSGAKHLQMAITRSEFEKLIDPLVERCRQPVEQAMKDAGLSPSDIDEVVLVGGSTRVPKVQEFVKKIFGKEPHKGVNPDEVVSIGAAIQGGIISGDVQDVVLLDVTPLSLGIETEGGVMTKLVERNTTIPVTKDQVFSTAADNQTAVTVRVFQGERQMASDNRLLGQFNLEELPPAPRGVPQIKVVFDIDVNGILNVSAKDVATGKETSVKIEQSSGLSESEIEDMKKQAEAHADEDKKKKELAEAKNNGSRIVYDVEKLLKEHAEKIDESSKSAIEASVKKVNDALETEDVAAINSACEELQQATHAFTEQMYKASQEAGAAEGAAPEAGAAASDEEDVIDAEFEKKD, from the coding sequence ATGTCGTCATCAGGCGAAAAAATCATCGGTATTGATTTGGGTACAACCAACTCAGTGGTATCAATCATGGAAGGTGGGGAAGCAAAAGTGATCCCCAACCTGGAAGGAAATCGTATCACTCCCAGTGTCGTGGCCTTCACTGATAAGGGGGAAACTCTTGTGGGTGAGCCTGCCAAGCGTCAGGCGGTCACCAACCCTAAAAATACGGTTTACTCGGTCAAGCGCTTTATGGGACGTCGTCATAACGAGGTTCAGAGCGAAGAAAAGATTGTCCCCTATGGGATTATCGGTGGACCGGAAGACTACGTCAAAATTGAAGCCGGTGGCAAAACTTATACGCCGCCAGAAATCTCCGCCTCCATTTTGCGGAAGCTGAAAGAAGCTGCCGAAAGCTACCTGGGGCATAAGGTCAATAAGGCGGTTGTTACCGTACCCGCTTATTTCAATGATGCTCAGCGGCAAGCGACCAAAGACGCGGGTCAGATTTCCGGTCTGGAAGTTTCTCGAATCATTAACGAGCCTACTGCGGCTGCTCTGGCTTACGGTCTGGAGAAAAAGAGCGACGAAAAAATCGTCGTGTTCGACTTCGGTGGTGGTACCTTCGATGTTTCTGTTCTCGAAGTGGGCGATGAAGTCATCGAAACGTTGAGTACCAACGGCGATGGTCACCTGGGTGGTGACGATTTCGATGAAGAATTGATCAACCACATAGCAGACGCGTTCAAAAAAGAGCAGGGCATTGATCTGCGAACTGATGCCATGGCGTTGCAGCGTCTGAGGGAAGCCGCTGAAAAGGCGAAGAAGGAACTGTCATCCTCGCAGTCGACGGACATCAATCTGCCTTTCATCACCGCTGACAGCAGTGGTGCAAAGCACTTGCAGATGGCCATTACTCGATCTGAGTTCGAAAAGTTAATCGATCCCCTGGTGGAACGCTGTCGTCAACCGGTTGAGCAGGCAATGAAAGATGCCGGTCTCAGCCCCAGCGATATTGACGAAGTCGTGCTGGTTGGTGGTTCAACACGTGTTCCCAAAGTGCAGGAGTTTGTCAAGAAGATCTTCGGCAAAGAGCCTCACAAAGGGGTTAACCCGGATGAAGTGGTTTCGATTGGCGCTGCGATTCAGGGGGGGATTATTTCTGGTGATGTTCAGGATGTGGTACTGCTCGACGTGACGCCCCTGTCTCTGGGGATCGAAACTGAAGGTGGCGTGATGACCAAACTGGTTGAACGTAATACCACGATTCCTGTGACGAAAGATCAGGTGTTCTCGACTGCTGCTGACAATCAGACTGCGGTGACCGTTCGCGTGTTCCAGGGGGAACGACAGATGGCCAGCGACAACCGACTGTTGGGGCAGTTTAATCTGGAAGAACTTCCACCGGCTCCACGCGGGGTTCCACAGATTAAGGTGGTATTCGATATCGACGTGAACGGCATTCTGAACGTGTCAGCCAAGGATGTTGCCACCGGTAAAGAGACGTCAGTCAAAATCGAACAGTCGAGCGGACTGTCTGAATCTGAAATCGAAGATATGAAGAAACAGGCAGAAGCGCACGCTGATGAAGACAAGAAGAAGAAAGAACTGGCTGAGGCAAAGAACAACGGTTCTCGCATCGTCTATGATGTGGAAAAACTGTTGAAGGAACATGCTGAAAAGATTGATGAATCCTCGAAATCCGCGATCGAAGCATCTGTTAAGAAAGTGAATGATGCTCTCGAAACGGAAGACGTTGCGGCCATCAATTCTGCTTGTGAAGAGTTGCAGCAGGCAACACATGCCTTCACCGAGCAGATGTATAAAGCGAGCCAGGAAGCCGGTGCAGCCGAAGGGGCAGCTCCGGAAGCTGGTGCTGCGGCGTCCGATGAAGAGGATGTCATTGATGCAGAATTTGAGAAAAAGGACTGA
- the clpB gene encoding ATP-dependent chaperone ClpB, whose protein sequence is MAFRFEKLTVKAQEAVQRAQQTAEDFGQQEIKPLHLLKALLDEEQGVVKPLIQKIGANLPQLQKMVDDEISRLPKVSGATMQVGVGQALLKILQAAQDRADQMQDNFVSTEHLLLACTTVDEQPKRLLELNGIEEDDVLSALQAVRGGQRVTDQSPEEKYQSLEQYGKDLVELARQGKIDPVIGRDQEIRRVIQILSRRRKNNPVLIGEAGVGKTAIVEGLAHRIVMGDVPQNLKNKRVVALDMGALIAGTKYRGEFEDRLKAVLKEIEAAKGQIILFIDELHTVVGAGAAEGGADASNLLKPALARGELHCVGATTLDEYRKYIEKDPALERRFQPVMVTEPTVEDTISILRGLKERYETHHGVRITDDALINAATLSDRYINDRFLPDKAIDLVDEAASQLRMEMDSMPAEIDEATRQLTRMQIEAAALATETTPDSQERLKELRKQIADREESVNALKTRWETEKEALSGLQPLKEDIDRLNTAYEQAFHRAQQTNSNEDYSQAYNAEQELNAARQRLTEMEQRVNELGDVSGERLLREEVTSEDIAKVISMWTGIPISKMLQGEREKLLRMEDEIHTRMINQNEAVHAVSNAVRRSRSGLQDQNRPIGSFMFLGPTGVGKTELCKALAGFLFDDERSMIRIDMSEFMEKHSVARLIGAPPGYIGYEEGGRLTEAVRRQPYSVVLLDEVEKAHRDVFNILLQLLDDGRLTDSHGRTVDFSNTIVVMTSNIGSQTIMDLSGKEDEGLIHDRVMDALQHEFLPEFLNRIDEVIVFHPLGREEIRQIVDLQLQNLSRLVENNGFTLEVSTAAKDLLAEEGYDPVYGARPLKRTIQSNIQNELANKLLSGDFEEGATIHVDAHEGLFLFSGR, encoded by the coding sequence ATGGCATTTCGATTTGAAAAGTTGACTGTGAAAGCCCAGGAAGCTGTGCAGCGTGCTCAGCAGACGGCTGAAGATTTTGGTCAGCAGGAAATCAAACCGTTGCATCTGCTCAAAGCATTGCTGGATGAAGAGCAGGGGGTTGTGAAGCCGCTGATTCAGAAGATCGGTGCCAATCTGCCTCAGTTGCAGAAAATGGTCGATGATGAAATCAGTCGCCTGCCGAAAGTCTCCGGCGCCACCATGCAGGTGGGCGTAGGGCAGGCATTGCTCAAAATACTGCAGGCGGCGCAGGATCGTGCAGACCAGATGCAGGACAATTTTGTTTCCACCGAGCATCTCCTGCTGGCTTGTACGACCGTTGATGAACAGCCTAAGCGGCTGCTGGAACTCAACGGAATTGAAGAGGATGATGTGCTCTCTGCATTGCAGGCGGTACGCGGGGGTCAGCGCGTCACCGATCAGAGTCCAGAGGAGAAATACCAGTCTCTGGAGCAGTATGGGAAAGACCTCGTCGAACTGGCCAGGCAGGGGAAAATCGATCCGGTCATCGGTCGCGATCAGGAGATCCGCCGTGTCATTCAGATTCTGTCCCGGCGTCGAAAAAATAATCCGGTACTCATCGGAGAGGCAGGGGTCGGGAAGACGGCCATTGTGGAAGGGCTCGCACATCGAATAGTAATGGGTGACGTGCCACAGAACCTGAAAAATAAACGTGTCGTTGCCTTGGATATGGGCGCCCTGATTGCAGGCACCAAATATCGAGGGGAATTTGAGGATCGTCTGAAAGCAGTGCTCAAGGAGATCGAAGCGGCGAAGGGACAGATTATTCTGTTCATCGACGAGTTGCATACCGTCGTGGGGGCAGGCGCAGCGGAGGGGGGCGCGGATGCCTCGAATCTGTTGAAACCCGCTCTGGCTCGTGGTGAACTACATTGTGTGGGGGCCACCACGCTGGACGAGTATCGCAAGTACATCGAAAAAGATCCTGCGCTGGAACGGCGTTTCCAGCCGGTGATGGTGACTGAACCTACGGTCGAAGATACGATCTCCATCCTGCGGGGTTTGAAAGAACGCTACGAAACGCACCATGGGGTGCGGATCACTGACGATGCGCTGATCAATGCTGCGACGTTATCGGATCGGTACATCAATGATCGGTTCCTGCCTGACAAAGCGATCGACCTGGTCGATGAAGCTGCCAGTCAGTTGCGAATGGAGATGGATTCCATGCCTGCCGAAATTGATGAGGCAACCAGGCAGTTGACCCGGATGCAGATTGAAGCGGCTGCTTTAGCGACAGAAACGACGCCTGACAGTCAGGAACGGTTGAAAGAACTGCGCAAGCAGATCGCTGATCGTGAAGAGAGTGTCAATGCGTTGAAGACACGCTGGGAAACGGAAAAAGAGGCACTGTCGGGTCTGCAGCCTTTAAAGGAAGATATCGATCGGCTGAATACCGCTTATGAGCAGGCGTTTCACCGGGCTCAGCAGACGAATTCCAACGAAGACTATTCGCAGGCCTACAATGCAGAGCAGGAATTGAACGCCGCGCGTCAGCGACTGACTGAGATGGAGCAGCGTGTCAATGAACTCGGGGATGTGAGTGGGGAGCGACTGCTGCGCGAGGAAGTCACGTCGGAAGATATTGCCAAGGTGATCAGCATGTGGACCGGGATTCCAATTTCGAAGATGCTACAGGGGGAACGTGAAAAACTCCTGCGGATGGAAGACGAAATTCACACGCGGATGATCAATCAGAATGAAGCCGTGCACGCTGTCTCCAATGCAGTGCGACGTTCTCGCTCCGGTTTACAGGACCAGAATCGACCGATTGGCTCGTTTATGTTCCTCGGGCCGACGGGTGTGGGGAAAACAGAGCTGTGTAAAGCATTGGCTGGGTTTCTGTTTGATGATGAGCGCAGCATGATTCGCATTGATATGAGTGAATTCATGGAGAAACATTCTGTTGCGCGTCTGATTGGTGCGCCTCCGGGGTATATTGGATATGAAGAAGGAGGCCGTCTGACGGAAGCAGTGCGGCGGCAGCCTTATTCGGTCGTGCTGCTGGATGAAGTCGAAAAAGCACACCGTGATGTGTTTAACATCCTGCTGCAACTGCTGGATGACGGGCGACTGACAGACAGCCACGGGCGAACTGTGGATTTCTCGAATACGATTGTGGTAATGACCTCAAATATCGGCAGCCAGACGATTATGGATCTGTCTGGTAAAGAAGACGAGGGCCTGATTCATGATCGGGTCATGGATGCGTTACAGCATGAGTTTCTACCGGAGTTCCTGAACCGCATTGATGAAGTGATTGTATTCCATCCGTTGGGGCGGGAAGAAATTCGCCAGATTGTGGATCTGCAGTTGCAAAACCTTTCCCGGCTGGTGGAAAACAATGGTTTCACTCTGGAAGTATCCACTGCTGCCAAAGATCTGCTGGCGGAGGAAGGCTATGATCCGGTGTATGGAGCGCGTCCCTTAAAGCGGACGATTCAATCGAACATTCAGAATGAACTGGCCAACAAGCTGCTCTCGGGAGATTTTGAGGAGGGAGCCACGATTCATGTGGATGCGCATGAGGGACTGTTTCTGTTCTCGGGTAGATGA